In Ahaetulla prasina isolate Xishuangbanna chromosome 5, ASM2864084v1, whole genome shotgun sequence, the following are encoded in one genomic region:
- the ALOX5AP gene encoding arachidonate 5-lipoxygenase-activating protein has protein sequence MDQDMVGYIVLLVIVTLLSVIQNAFFASKVEQESKSNTSKTNQCCPSAFDRVFIANQNCRDAYPTFLAVLWCAGLLCSQAPAAFAGLMYLFVRQKYFVGYMGERTQSTPGYIFGKRIIFFLFLMSVAGILNYYLGVLFGSDFQMHIKTITNTISPLLLIP, from the exons ATGGACCAAGACATGGTCGGATACATTGTTCTTCTGGTGATTGTCACCCTCCTAAGTGTCATCCAAAATG cCTTTTTTGCAAGCAAAGTCGAACAAGAAAGCAAAAGCAACACAAGCAAAACAAACCAGTGCTGTCCATCTGCTTTTGACCGTGTCTTTATTGCCAA CCAAAATTGCAGAGATGCGTATCCTACCTTTCTTGCTGTCCTTTGGTGTGCTGGCCTGCTGTGCAGCCAAG CTCCGGCTGCCTTTGCTGGGTTGATGTATTTGTTTGTGAGACAAAAATACTTTGTTGGATACATGGGAGAAAGGACCCAGAG CACTCCAGGTTACATCTTTGGAAAACGCATCATATTTTTTCTGTTCCTGATGTCTGTTGCTGGAATCCTCAATTATTACCTGGGTGTCCTTTTTGGAAGTGACTTTCAAATGCATATAAAAACTATAACCAATACTATCTCTCCACTATTGCTCATTCCTTAA